The DNA sequence CCCATACAAAACTCTTAGAGTTCCATTATATTATAGCCTAGAGAAGTTGATAATGAAAAGTTTaagtccaaaacaaaacaaaacaaaaaaactattccCCCAAATATCTCAGAGATAAGGCTTTGGTCCAAAATTTCTAGACTATGTATAATGTTAGTTAAGTGACAAGTAAGAAAAGTAGACTATTTTTAACAATGGTTGTTTAATGTGAAAATGTAATTTCCATGATAGATCACACAATAGGAGAGGGGACTCTCCGTGGTAACACGGATTTTACAGAAGCCCAGGTGGCACAGTGAAGGTGAGCATAGTAATGTCAGGTACTGGGAAGGGAATTAAGGTTTAGTGAATGTCCACTGTGTGCCACtatctatttaaaatttctccttcaATCTTCACAAGAATCCTGTTGTTTCACAGGGAAAGAAATGTTAACTAACTTTGCCAAATTTATTGGAATCAGGATTCTAAGTTTGTTTGATTCCAAAGCCTATTGTCTTTCCCCCATACTATGTAGCTGCtgtaaatagtaaaaaaaaaaatcactgaggaaGTGGCACAGTGCAATTGCAGCTGTGGAAGGTAATAACTCTCCCTCGAATAAAATCACCAAAGCTGTAAATTAGGCAAAACTTTGCACACATTAGGGAGGTCTCCTAAAATGCTGCTGCTCTTTTGAGTAGATTAGGAGTCCGAAAACTGTTGAATGTATAGCCTGTGGGTCAAATGTGGCTTTCAAGCTCTTGAGATGTCAAGCTAGGAAtgatttttacactttttaaaggttgtaacaaaaaatacaaaaataatatatgacaGAGACCACACATGACcaacaaagcttaaaatattttacatctggtcctttacagaagcAAGTTTACTGACCCCTGGACAGATGATTATTTGTCTGGATGATTTATTTTACCTAGAATAAAAATCATCAAAGTTGTCATTTATACAAACTTTGAACAAACTAGGTGTCCGAAAATTCGTTTTGCTTATTTGACTGACTGCATTTTCCCAtatttatctctaagtatttaAATAATATCCACTATTGGCCCTAGCCTGAGATATAAGATAGATATAAATGGATATAGGAGTGTAGATGGAGATTTAAAATAGAGCCTAAACCCTTGAAGGGCTTATACTATACACGGTACCAAATGATTGAAAAGCAATGACTCTCAACAGTCACCGGGTACTAAATATCATGATTTAAGCTATTTATAAAGTAGTTCATTGAAGGGGAAGGATGGAAAGGatcaaagaatttagaaaatgttatGGAAACTCACAGAAATCAAAGAGAAGAATATCTACTATGAATAGCCACCTGCAGCTCATCAACACCATAACTAAAAGATTCTGTCCATTTCCAGGTGAGTTATGAATCAAATGCAGAAACCTTAAGTGACAAAATTcgctttccttcatttttacagACTGTGCCCAGTGACTTCTACCAAACTAAAGCAATGGCCCACCTGATTCAGAAATCTGGATGGAACTGGATTGGTATCCTGACCACAGATGATGACTATGGACGACTGGCTCTCAACACTTTTGCAATTCAGACCTCAACAAATAATGTGTGCATAGCCTTCAGAGAAGTTCTCCCAGCCTTCCTCTCAGATAATACCATTGAAGTCAGGATCAGTCAGACACTTGAGAGAATCATAGCAGAAGCCAGGTTAATGTCATTGTGGTATTTCTGAGTCAGTTCCATGTTTTCAATCTCTTCAGTAAAGCCATTGAAAGGAATATAAATAAGATCTGGATTGCTAGCGATAACTGGTCAATGGCCACCAAGATCACCACCATTCCTAATGTTAAAAAGATTGGCAAAGTTGTGGGGTTTACCTTTACAAGAAGGAATATGTCctctttccattcctttcttcAAAATCTGCATATGTTTCCCAGTGATAATAACAAGCCCTTAAATGAATATGCCATGCTCAAGGCTCTGCCTGTGCATATACTAAGGACAGTGATCTGAGTCAATGCATTTCCAACTATTCTCAGGGGACTTTGGCCTACAAGGCTAACGAGGATATAGAAAGGAACTTCTCGCTGAGAAATGACTTCCTGTGGGATTACACTGAGCCGGGACTTGTTCACAGTATTCAGCTAGCAGTGTTTGCCCTTGGTTATGCCATTCGGGATCTGTGCCAAGCTCCAGACAGTCAGAACCCCAATGCCTTTCAACCATGGGAGGTACTAACTCACATATCCGAGAAAATTCCCCTACcatcatttctctcctttctttaatCTGCAATATTTATATAAACTGCTCTTCACTGTATTCCTTTTATAAGTAGATACTTTCAGTGTTTGAATAACCTGTATTTCTATCACTAGTTCTTTGTTCTTAAGGATAatagagtttttattttaccttcacctCCTACTCTGACCCACCAAAGTTGTgttcttttaatttccaagaaGATTCTGTTGATAGTGCTATTTTCCTTTAGTTTATGTATTTGTATCTGATCTTGCAGTTTTTCAAAGCTTCAAATGATTATCTCTTTTGATGCTCTTAACAAACACAAGACCAGGCATGTTTAATGATTCCTTTTATTATTGCTAAATATTATGCATAAAGAAACTAAAGCTGAAAGTACCAGAAATATGACTCTAGTCTGGGTCTTCTGACTCCATACCCTTTGGTTTTCGTGGTGTCTCTGGTGGATACAGTCCTAACGCCTCCAGTTATGACTCTTACTTAGGGCAGTCTCCCTAGGACTCCAGTCTTCTTCAAATGAATGTTGTTAGGTCAGTCATAACAAGTCCTATGATATCTCAGGTTTAAATGAACCACTAATTGTGTAAAAGaagtctttccctttcttctctttgatTAGTTTGTAGAAACTCTAATTAAAGCATAATATGGCCCTATTTAGTGAAAATTTtccattgtgtttttaaaatgttcataaacaAGGCATTTAAAAGCAAACTGCTGCTTTATATGATAAATTTTACTCATTAGAAACAAATTTCTCACTAACGTATATTCAAAGCCAAACCTGTCTGTCTTAAGGCAGAATCATGTtccaaaatagatatttattttacatttgttagggAAAAAAGGTAAAAGGGAATAAGATCCAATTCTTCTGATCACATAAGTGAATGTCCATGGCAGGCTGTTTCTACTTTTGTCATTCTTACTTTTAATACCCACAAACACAAGCTCCAAGGTCTGAAGTGATCAGCTTACATTTGGGTGAAGCATGTGATGGTCATAGGGTGTTTTAAGTAGCTCATTTTAAAACTAGTTTTCACCTTGTAAATGCAAGGCAGAAAAAAACCTAATGAAGAGGTAAGACTAGAGAttagaattttgatttttaattaaaactttctttaaaatatgtgtgtatacacacacacacacatatttatatgtcTAGTGATTTTAAGATGCCTGTTTGAAAGCATACTCTTGGTAATGTAAAACTTTAATGAgggattggttaaaaaaaaacaacaacaaaactctaaGTTAAGTAGACCAACATAATGAAACCACTACATGAAATTTTAAGAATGAGAGGTTGAGAAAGAGTAATGGAGAGAAAATAGACAATCAGAGGCAGATGGGATAAACGGGAGGAGCTATAAAGAGACTCATAAAAGAAGAGAAGTACAAATAGCAATAGCTATTTATCCTCTGGAAAAGTATTTTAAGTCAGGAATAAGTCTCAAACATTCTGAGgaaaaatcttgagaaagtatAATTGAAGCAGatcttctaaaatgttttatttaaacacTAGGAGCCTGGGGTCATTCTTTATTCCCCCCCACCCGGGAGCATGGTAATccagaacaaacagaaacagactggaAAGGAGGAATAGGGGAGTACCTTGCTCCTTTGATCACGAGTGAGCCATGTCTATGCCAGAATTAATTGGACAAATAATGCAAACAATTGTCTTTTTAGGAAGAATTCTCCATagacattaaatttaaaagatcagCAACATTTAGGGTCACTAATCAAAGATATAtacctaaaaattattttgtcccCTGGCAAAATTCACTAATATTTAAACAATACTTTCTGAATGATTTTAGATTCAAATAACTTTAAAGGAGTTAGTTTTTTCCAATATTTGAGGATAATCCTTACTTTGGCTCCACATTTGATGATGTCTGTGAGCAGTATTCAGGGATAGCACAGTCATACTTGTTTTAcctcaacagattttttttatgttCCTCAGATGTGTGTGAGAATACCACCTCCTTGTTGTGAATagtgattttggttttcttttttgttttcctctactGTGGATGATATACAAGGTAGTGAGTGATGTATTTGGGATGAGAGAATGTATAATAGTCAAACTACTATTTACACaattatttggcaaatatttgttggatgtcTCGATGTTACCAGCCATTGTGTTGAGTGCTGAAAATATTATGGAGAACAAGACAATTCTCTCCCTAAAGGAGTCATGTGTCTAGAGGAGTAAACAATCAAATGATTAAGGAGCTGATCACAGTGCAGAATAATGCATTACAATGTTTCATATAAATACAAGATGGTAGAGAAGCATATAATTGAGGCAACTAATCCAATATTAGCAATTCAGAGAACATTCTCCAAAGATCATGACATCTCTGGTGAATATGACAGATGGGTAGGAGTTAAGCAGGACAGAAATACTCCAGCAAagtcacagagagagaaagcatggCATCTTCGGGGATCAGAAAGTAGTGCCATAGAGCTGGAGTCTTTTGTGGAAATTACAGGCAAATGAGAGTGGAGGGTTAGTGAAGCATCCATCATTAGGGCCTTATCAATCAGAGCATCTCAAACTTGATTACCTGGTAATATGATTATCATGCTGATGCTAATTCAGTAGTTCCAGTGTGGGGGACCTGAAAGTCTGCACTTCTAACAATCTCTCGGGTGATGCTGATATTGCTGGTACAAAGACCATCCTTTCAATAGAAAGTCTGCAAGCTATGTTTAAAGGTTTGGACTTGAGAGAGCAAAGGGGAGCCAGTTAAAGCTATTTTTAGACAGAAGAGTGATGTGACCTGCTTTCCATTGTAGAAATAGTATTCCTACTGCAATGTACATTGACTAGAGGAAGACAAGACTAGATAGAGAAAGACCAGTTTGGTAATCCAGGCATACAATAAGGTTGCCTTATACTTCAGGTATAAGTACTACAGGTACTAAGGGTGTGACAATGAGGATGGAGAGGCATATGCTTAAGAGGAAAGACGAAGAGTATTTGGAGATAGATTGGATGTAAAGAAtgacagagaaaagcaaagatgTCTCAAATGATTCTAAATTTGGGCAACTGGTGCCATTTATTGAgatggaaacacagagaaaagtgaaggtctggaagcaagaagaaatatCAAGCATTccattttggacatgttgaatttgaaGAACTTATGAGACATTCAAGTGTAGTGGTCCAGAAGTCAGAGAGACATTAGGACAAAAAGGGAATGATTGTGGagcaatgaggaaaataataactaataatttttaagtcCTACTATACTAAGCATTGACACACATCATCTCTAATCTTTAAATATTATGGTAGATCCACAGATTCTTGTTCATTACACTTCATCCTAAAGAACTGGCAAGAAGAAGTGTTACTGGTGACTGAGACTTGCAGCAGTTTAGAGATGGAGGGGACCTCAGCCATAAGGGTCTGGCCCATGGGCACCCATACAGTTAGCAGTGAAACTGTCCCAGCCTTAGTCATGTGCTTTTTTGCTACACCATGGAAaagtttacaaaagaaaaagacataggTTGGGTACCAGACAGAGATGCAAGGCTGCTTCCTCGCTAGTCTCTAATTCGTTCACATAGATACCTCTTTTCACAAGCACAGCTCACTTACGGAGACGTAGTAGACAGCAGAGAGGCTGGGGACATGGAAAACAACATCAACCACGGCAGTTTAATTGGAGTGGTCTCCTGACCACTTGAGTTCTCAGAAACAGGTCATTACCATACAGAGGTGAATTATATAATCATGGAGATGCAAATCCTACTCTCTAAATATTTTAGAGTCAACTTATCATGAGTTTCAGAGccttgatgaaaaataaaaaaataatggatgGAAAAAGCCTTAAATAGCTTAATAACTATAAGCATTAATGTTCAAAATTACCTTAATCCAGAGCAAATGTTCGATAGAATATTTAACAAGTGATGAATGTACTGTTTTGTTTGCCTCCACCCTCTTTCCTGTAAGAACAAACATGGAATTGTGCTAGTTTATTTACATCATACAATGTTATCATTATTTACAGAACGTATATGTGTCAGAAATTTACCCTGTAAAACCTGATTAAATGCAGGAAAAAACTCGTGGAAATTACAGTTCAAACAAAAGAATGGAAGAGGATATGCTCCCTAAAGAACTAAGTTCCTGGGGGTTACGTGTGTATATTGCTTaaggaaggaacagaagaaaagtCAATACACAGGTAGAGATGGGAACATTGAAGGTAGGGCTTTACTTGTTCTATTTTTGTTCCCTCCATATTTTTTGTTCCAGGCAATTCCTGGAATAAGATTTTGTTGGTTAATTCTACCACCTTAGATCTGACATCCTGCTTCTTTAAAGCAATACtaattaatttgaattaattaaaagaatgaagaaaccTGTGAGGACatataataaaatcaatatacatgCTTAGAGATTTTGTTAAAGTGATATTTGGTTATTGACATGACTACTGTAGctaatatatttacttaaaatacaacttgattttcttatattctatttgcgaaaggggaaaaaaaactgcaGGAAAGAAACATTCATAAAAGATTaactaagggacttccctggtggtccagtagttaagactccacgctcccaatgcagggggcctgggttcgatacctggtcagggaactagatcccacacacagcaactaagagtccacaagccgcaatgaagatcccgcacgcggcagcaaagatcccacatgccacaattaagacccggcacagccagacaaataaataaataaatatttttaaaaaaaagattaactaggaagaaatagaataagaATAACTCTATTCAAATAGAATAATTTCAGCCTTGTTCCATAGATTTTGCACCCAACAAAAGCCACATAAGCATCACAGATATAGATGCACAGGCCCGTGGAGCCAGAAGTCAAATGTTTTCCTCCCTCCCAGTCCAGTATTCTTCTCCTGCAGCACAAGCTCAATATGGCTGCCTCATTTGTCAGTAAAACATTTTCTGTTCTAGCTATATTGCATACAAGTTCTCACTGAACAAACTGGGTAACAAGAAAAgtactttttcattatatttcttctCAAGttaaaaagaatcattttctGAACTAAATTGGAAATAGAATTTAGAGATCACTTTACTATACTCTCAATTACTGAAACAGACGTGAAAACCATTGGAGATGAGAAGATCCACACCTCCCACCAAACGAGTATGGACTTAGAAGGCAGACACTAGCAGTTACCTTAGGCTCACCAATTGAACTTCTCGGGTAGGGACGCCCCTCAGCACAAACCCCAAGAGCAGGGTGCTGTCATTACCGGACTGTTGCCCAGGTCTGTAGTTCTGTCCCCTCAGCCTTCATTTTGGGGCTGGTAAGCATGATAGCTATTGGCTTGGATTACCTACTCAGACTTGGCCAAAGGCCCAGGCTGATGGTGACTCTAGAAGGAAAGGACGAATTTCCTGCCTTCCATAACTCCAAATGGCACAGGGATGATTGCTTtgagtcagaaggaaaaaaacaatgaggagaatttaaatgaatatattgttAGGTGCAATGGAAAGATCTCATAATGAAAGTCAAGATGTGTATCCTCAGATAAGGTCCTTCACCCCTTGGCTGGGGTCCTCCTctgagaaaagaggaagatgaTCCCTGCTCAGCTTGCTTCACTGAGTTGTTATGGAGTAAAAGGGCATCACAGATTTGAGTATTAGCATGTAATGTATGAATGTCAAGTGACTTTATTAGTTGATAGAcgcaaagtatttttatttacttgcacAACATCCCTATTAGCTAATAACAGGTACTTAAAGGTATTAAGCTAATCTCTATTAACCCTTAATCTGTGCCAGATACTGGGCTAACGTGCTTACATCCataattacatttaattcttacaataaccATATTAAGTAGGTTTCATTTACCTCAACTGTGGCCTAGAAAGAAATTGTAACTGCCAAGATCACACCACTAATGAAATATGGAACCAGAATTAGAGCCCAGGCATCTGCCCCAGAGGACCCATTAATTCTGCAAAGTGGAGAAAGTAAAGATGCTCAGATTTCAATTTTGTAGGCTAGAGAAGCTACCTCCATAAACATTAACTTGCTTTCTCAAATTCACAGAGCAAGACTTTGGCAGAAATTCTCAACACTTCTCAAATTGTTGCCTAGTAGTTAAGAACCTTCTCAACTAATTACCACACTCACTGATCCAGAAtgtcctttttctaatttttaagtgATATTCCTTGTAAGGCAGTGTTATGATTGGGATAATGGATACACTTACAATATTTCTAtcagtctttgtttctgtttttattgttcaTAGTTACTTGATGTACTGAAAAATGTGACGTTCACAGATGGAGGGAGTTCATTTCATTTTGATGCCCATGGAGATATGAATACTGGATAT is a window from the Balaenoptera musculus isolate JJ_BM4_2016_0621 chromosome 12, mBalMus1.pri.v3, whole genome shotgun sequence genome containing:
- the GPRC6A gene encoding LOW QUALITY PROTEIN: G-protein coupled receptor family C group 6 member A (The sequence of the model RefSeq protein was modified relative to this genomic sequence to represent the inferred CDS: inserted 2 bases in 2 codons; deleted 4 bases in 2 codons), which encodes MALLIVLITCFVIIFATSQPCQTPDDFVAATSPGHIMIGCLFAIHEKMLSSEDYPRWPEIQKCVGFEISNFLQILATIHSIEMINNSTLLSGVKLGYEIYDTCIDVTEAMAAALRFXKFNCSREIVEFKCDYSRYMPRGKAVIGAGYSDITMAVSRMLNLQLMPQVSYESNAETLSDKIRFPSFLQTVPSDFYQTKAMAHLIQKSGWNWIGILTTDDDYGRLALNTFAIQTSTNNVCIAFREVLPAFLSDNTIEVRISQTLERIIAEXQVNVIVVFLSQFHVFNLFSKAIERNINKIWIASDNWSMATKITTIPNVKKIGKVVGFTFTRRNMSSFHSFLQNLHMFPSDNNKPLNEYAMQGSACAYTKDSDLSQCISNYSQGTLAYKANEDIERNFSLRNDFLWDYTEPGLVHSIQLAVFALGYAIRDLCQAPDSQNPNAFQPWELLDVLKNVTFTDGGSSFHFDAHGDMNTGYDVVLWKINVHMTIAEMAQYDLKNDVFIVTDQETKNEFRNLKQIQPKCSKECSPGQMKKTTKSQHICCYECVNCPENHYSNQTGEENATPPMKLSSESFKPIATSLNHVKQTTK